A single Parabacteroides timonensis DNA region contains:
- a CDS encoding amidohydrolase, translated as MADSLRISMIQSHIIWEDRDENLGYYGELLRRVSGKTDIAVLPETFTTGFSMDVERLADMMDGPTIPTIKGWAKKYNLAVVGSFIVKEGGNYFNRAFFITPEGEEFYYDKRHLFRMAGEDKHFTAGNKRTIVRYKDWNICLQVCYDLRFPVWSRNINNEYDLLIYVANWPEPRKKVWKSLLPARAIENMAYVCGVNRVGIDGKGITYRGDSMLFSPKGKKLADAGKREEITRTCTLLKSDLEELRTKFPAWKDADVFSIE; from the coding sequence ATGGCAGACAGTTTACGTATCAGTATGATCCAATCCCATATTATTTGGGAGGATAGAGACGAGAATCTAGGTTACTATGGGGAGTTGCTCCGGCGTGTGAGTGGAAAGACGGATATTGCCGTTCTTCCGGAAACATTTACAACCGGTTTTTCCATGGATGTGGAAAGATTGGCTGATATGATGGACGGGCCGACTATACCGACAATAAAAGGTTGGGCTAAAAAGTATAACCTGGCAGTTGTCGGTAGTTTTATTGTAAAGGAAGGTGGAAACTATTTCAACCGTGCTTTTTTTATCACTCCCGAAGGGGAAGAATTTTATTACGACAAGCGGCATCTGTTTCGTATGGCTGGGGAAGATAAGCATTTCACAGCAGGAAATAAACGGACGATCGTAAGGTATAAGGACTGGAATATTTGTTTACAGGTTTGCTACGACCTTCGTTTCCCGGTATGGAGCCGTAATATAAACAATGAATATGACCTGTTGATCTATGTTGCAAACTGGCCTGAACCTCGTAAAAAGGTCTGGAAGTCGCTTCTTCCTGCCCGGGCCATTGAAAATATGGCTTATGTCTGTGGTGTAAACCGCGTGGGTATCGATGGAAAAGGTATTACTTACCGGGGTGATTCCATGCTCTTTTCTCCCAAAGGGAAGAAGCTGGCGGATGCCGGTAAACGGGAAGAAATAACCCGTACTTGTACCTTGTTAAAAAGTGATCTGGAAGAATTACGTACTAAATTCCCGGCATGGAAGGATGCGGATGTTTTTTCGATAGAATAA